The following coding sequences lie in one Pontibacter sp. G13 genomic window:
- a CDS encoding choice-of-anchor L domain-containing protein, with translation MKFMIRVLGCCWLVLMPVLGFGQLTVSDSLDKFSLLQTLFASGVQVSNLTVTCDTTMAMWEFDGTNSNLGLDRGVLLSTGQASQAIGPNTSPGTSTNLADPGYAPLTTLSGQNTFDACVIEFDIYPTCDSVGIQYVFASEEYHEYVSTVPGGGINDVFAFFISGPGYTNPPGMPGVNIALIPGTTTPVSISTVNNGYAPANTMSTGPCTNCTYFVDNVGGTTVEYDAFTVPLLAQAAVQPCNTYHITLAIADASDGILDSGVFLEAGGIGCVTPQLTLEAVNSNLLGANVTVEGCVNQGYFEFSLSEPLTDTRTYHFTMGGTAFSGLDYVPIPDSLVLNPGDTSAIIPVTILLDSVIEGTETIELYYVDSTCAGVYRDTAIMEILDPVIWDRLEDVTLCSGDIAQLQLNIVQAIDTITWGPPLGLLTNHDSIVDLSLLNPGTAPDTLAYFMEVEVLGGLCILQDTLEAVVIPAQFAEIIHDTVCLGVPTSFDANPLWDIVAYADWDFGTKIDSAINTSYLFPTHGEHDVTLIAENVYGCLDTVETTILVDSLPALDFTVDPVCFGVPSFMDNLFKPGTIYGWEFGDGDESKAVAPNHVYGTPGVYPVTLTGTTAAGCVDSMTLNAEVYVLPEADFNADQVCELNSTIFENLSIDGDHPLVDFFWDFGDDSTSMAESPIHLYHAWGLYPVTLTVTDSFGCASTFTQGARVRALPEVSFEADSLCLNEDVSLISSSLVPDGSGIFAYDWNLDDGTSAVGQEVIHTYQTVDIFDVRLAVTTEYGCVDSITQPVLIHPLPSPRFSWERVCELDTAEFQNQSLVALPLTDDEVVSWTWDFGDGTTQAGGEIVHHMFAQEGLYAVTLTAVSNYGCEDSYTWEVESFPIPDRPIVVPDTTCVGDAATILAIGDEFTDELRWHYDSEAPGYFYAGDAYITPELTQEEIYYVSAISPDGCESGREEVIASVFPDGNFTMTASDQVVEIPQSDVTFTLSGDIPVISASWDFGNALKSAEINPVHVYPFGGLFLAEVEFTDANGCQYVLSQPIEVKEFQAILVPNAFSPNESGVNDEFIVRVSELISEYQISVYTRWGQLVFESTSPTNHWNGRMMNTGKFVPEGTYIYSIQAKDNHGTAVPLSGTVTVIR, from the coding sequence ATGAAATTCATGATTCGCGTCTTGGGATGCTGCTGGCTTGTCCTCATGCCCGTTTTGGGGTTTGGACAGTTGACGGTTTCCGATTCGCTTGACAAGTTCTCTCTTCTTCAGACGCTATTTGCCAGTGGCGTCCAAGTGTCCAATCTGACCGTCACATGCGACACGACGATGGCCATGTGGGAGTTTGATGGTACCAATTCCAATTTGGGATTGGACCGAGGGGTGCTGCTCAGTACGGGACAGGCGTCCCAAGCGATCGGCCCCAATACTTCTCCGGGTACCAGTACCAACTTGGCCGATCCGGGTTATGCGCCGTTGACGACCCTTTCTGGGCAGAATACCTTTGATGCCTGTGTGATCGAGTTCGACATTTATCCGACTTGTGATAGTGTGGGCATTCAGTACGTTTTCGCTTCGGAGGAATACCACGAGTATGTATCCACGGTTCCGGGCGGTGGCATCAATGATGTATTTGCCTTTTTCATCTCGGGCCCGGGCTACACCAATCCACCGGGTATGCCAGGGGTGAATATTGCACTGATTCCGGGTACGACTACTCCGGTTTCCATCTCCACAGTCAATAACGGGTACGCACCAGCCAATACCATGTCTACGGGTCCTTGTACCAATTGTACCTACTTCGTGGACAATGTCGGTGGCACAACGGTCGAGTATGATGCCTTCACCGTGCCATTGCTTGCGCAAGCGGCGGTACAACCTTGTAACACCTACCACATCACCTTGGCCATTGCGGATGCCAGTGATGGGATTTTGGATTCTGGGGTATTCTTGGAAGCAGGCGGAATTGGGTGTGTGACTCCACAGTTGACCCTCGAAGCTGTCAACTCCAATCTTCTCGGAGCAAATGTGACGGTAGAGGGATGTGTGAATCAGGGCTACTTCGAATTCAGCCTGTCGGAACCATTGACAGATACTCGGACCTATCACTTCACGATGGGAGGTACGGCCTTCTCGGGTTTGGATTATGTTCCGATTCCGGATTCTCTGGTCTTGAATCCCGGTGATACTTCCGCGATCATCCCCGTGACGATTTTGCTGGATAGTGTGATTGAGGGTACCGAGACCATCGAGCTGTACTATGTGGATTCCACCTGTGCAGGCGTCTATCGCGATACGGCCATCATGGAGATTTTAGATCCAGTGATCTGGGACCGATTGGAGGACGTGACGCTTTGTTCGGGAGATATCGCGCAGCTTCAACTGAATATCGTACAGGCAATCGATACCATCACTTGGGGACCACCGCTTGGGCTTTTGACCAATCATGATTCGATCGTAGATCTGTCTCTCCTCAACCCCGGTACGGCACCAGATACGTTGGCTTACTTCATGGAGGTGGAGGTGCTAGGCGGATTGTGTATCCTCCAAGATACGTTGGAGGCAGTGGTCATCCCTGCCCAATTTGCCGAGATCATCCATGATACCGTTTGTTTAGGAGTTCCGACCTCTTTTGATGCCAATCCACTTTGGGACATCGTCGCCTATGCGGATTGGGATTTTGGGACCAAGATCGATTCAGCTATTAATACCTCTTATCTATTCCCTACGCACGGTGAGCATGATGTCACGCTGATTGCGGAGAATGTCTATGGATGTCTCGATACGGTAGAGACCACGATTTTGGTGGATTCATTGCCAGCCCTTGACTTTACAGTCGATCCGGTCTGTTTTGGGGTTCCTTCCTTTATGGATAATCTCTTTAAGCCGGGAACGATCTACGGATGGGAATTTGGAGATGGAGATGAATCCAAAGCCGTAGCGCCCAACCATGTCTATGGAACTCCGGGAGTCTATCCGGTAACCTTGACTGGTACAACTGCTGCAGGTTGTGTAGATAGCATGACGCTGAACGCCGAAGTCTACGTCCTTCCCGAGGCGGATTTCAATGCGGATCAGGTCTGCGAATTGAATTCTACCATCTTCGAAAATCTCAGTATTGATGGAGATCACCCGCTGGTGGATTTCTTCTGGGACTTTGGAGATGACAGCACCAGCATGGCTGAATCGCCGATCCACTTGTACCACGCATGGGGACTGTACCCGGTGACTTTGACGGTGACGGATTCCTTTGGATGTGCTTCGACCTTCACCCAAGGCGCTCGCGTGCGTGCCTTGCCCGAGGTCTCCTTCGAAGCCGATAGCCTTTGTCTCAATGAAGATGTCTCGCTGATCAGTAGCTCCTTGGTTCCTGATGGCTCCGGAATATTTGCGTATGACTGGAACTTGGACGACGGAACCTCTGCAGTGGGACAGGAAGTGATCCACACCTACCAGACGGTAGATATTTTCGATGTCCGATTGGCCGTCACGACCGAGTACGGATGTGTGGATAGCATCACGCAACCCGTATTGATTCACCCGCTTCCTTCCCCGCGATTCAGCTGGGAGCGAGTCTGTGAGCTGGATACCGCTGAATTCCAGAACCAATCGTTGGTGGCACTTCCGTTGACGGATGACGAGGTCGTGTCATGGACTTGGGATTTCGGAGACGGAACCACCCAAGCAGGTGGAGAGATTGTCCACCACATGTTTGCCCAGGAAGGATTGTACGCGGTGACTTTGACGGCGGTGTCCAATTACGGATGTGAAGACTCCTATACTTGGGAGGTGGAATCCTTCCCGATTCCTGATCGACCTATAGTGGTACCTGATACCACTTGTGTAGGAGATGCGGCAACCATTTTGGCTATTGGCGATGAGTTTACGGATGAACTTCGCTGGCATTACGATTCTGAAGCACCCGGCTATTTCTATGCGGGAGATGCCTATATCACACCAGAATTGACCCAGGAAGAGATTTATTACGTCAGCGCCATTTCCCCGGATGGCTGCGAAAGTGGACGTGAAGAGGTGATCGCATCTGTGTTCCCAGATGGCAATTTCACCATGACTGCAAGTGATCAAGTTGTGGAGATTCCCCAAAGTGATGTGACCTTTACCCTCTCGGGGGACATTCCGGTCATCAGCGCTAGTTGGGACTTTGGCAACGCCCTGAAATCCGCTGAGATCAACCCCGTTCATGTATATCCATTCGGAGGGCTATTCCTCGCAGAAGTGGAATTCACCGATGCCAACGGTTGTCAATATGTCCTGAGTCAGCCCATCGAGGTGAAGGAGTTCCAAGCGATCTTGGTACCCAATGCCTTTAGCCCTAACGAATCCGGTGTCAATGACGAGTTTATCGTTCGAGTCTCAGAATTGATTTCTGAGTATCAGATTTCCGTCTACACGCGTTGGGGACAATTGGTCTTCGAAAGCACGAGTCCTACTAACCACTGGAACGGCCGAATGATGAATACCGGTAAATTTGTTCCCGAAGGAACATACATCTATTCCATTCAAGCCAAAGACAATCACGGAACGGCAGTACCACTATCAGGTACCGTGACCGTGATCAGATAG
- a CDS encoding PKD domain-containing protein: MTKDLRFMVLFLAFLLGLPVAMHAQLPPNQPEQDCINALPVCSNIFVQASSYQGEGLNPNEINSTISCLGSGEKNDTWYIMTVQASGNINFSITPVNMTDDYDWAVYNLTNNPCSDIATNGALEVSCNYSGTSGVTGANGLPGAQNEPVIPALVGETYVLNVSNFSSTSSGYTLDFTNSTATIFDIIPPAIDTVEVNCGSVVTVTMSENIVCSSVQATDFFVLDTSGVVFPVTTVTGFNCNNGGTFENEFTIDFTPALTAGEYWIFLQDTVLDNCGNVGIMNDTLTFTVPDQNLNPMASSDTLCLGDSISLWVDGQPGWSYTWYSGGFLGDSITIAPTISQTYIVNATDPSGCTYSDNIDITVIQPPTGGFTLTPPAICIGDTTTVTFTGNAIAGSILSWDAPGGDVIGTGLTVEMTWNIPGTYNVSLDIGQAGCTYTPIIQPMIVHDIPTSTFVAPAEECLNETAAIVYTGTGTPAGNYYWEFDGPSLNVGAGQGPYSVAWNITGFKQLSLWVEENGCVSDTTTASVYINALPTLDFNDPSDQCLVGNDFQFTFLGDDGPLVGYGWDFGEPGLVSIQQSDNVTYQTAGIKSVTLAVVDTNGCSNTLTKSVEVKPMPTANFTNQSVCFGQGMPFTDLSTSDVRSPLAQWFWDFGEGGSDNVQNPIYNYGDMGTYDVTLIAETSDGCRDTITKSVTVFDQPIANFEAESICDEQVMEFLNNSFYQVEPIDFFWEFGDGTTSTEMDPDHLYPTHGIYNVGLTILNNFGCQNTYNTTVVVHPRPEPDVTIEPICMETAAVLNNNSTIPAPGVIASYYWKFGDGVTSDLENPEHIYAGAGIYDLFLEATSSEGCKDTFMAPLIVHPLPQALFRYENGCEDQPLSFVSISQIEEVPTGDVIQTWNWDFGDGTSASGTESPQHAYANAGEYSVTLTTISDKGCEQTLTQQVNIYETPAQPETIADTTCPGEPAELFGMGDAVADHIAWFESETDTVPYVQGDLFQTPKLDEAFMYYAAAVSEEGCESERVPVLADVFDFSLAELLQSDTLVEVPNSVVAFGATGIVGAQSYWWRFGDGNDSRESQPNYQYLTPGIFNIMLEVTTEAGCVVDLMSQIEVTRLMNVLLPNAFSPNEDDVNDYFFLRSNLMEQIHIEIYDRWGQLVFVSDNPDFQWDGTKMGGGQLPEGVYVYRVEGVDFSGADVLHSGTISLIR; encoded by the coding sequence ATGACGAAGGATTTACGCTTCATGGTACTGTTTCTAGCCTTTTTGCTAGGACTTCCTGTTGCCATGCATGCCCAATTACCCCCTAATCAACCCGAACAGGATTGTATCAATGCCCTGCCGGTCTGCTCCAATATCTTCGTGCAGGCATCTTCCTATCAAGGGGAAGGTCTGAATCCCAATGAGATTAACTCCACCATTTCTTGTCTGGGATCTGGAGAGAAAAATGATACATGGTACATCATGACTGTTCAGGCAAGTGGAAATATCAACTTTTCCATTACTCCGGTCAACATGACGGATGACTATGACTGGGCAGTGTACAACCTGACGAATAATCCCTGCTCAGACATCGCTACCAATGGTGCTCTTGAGGTATCCTGTAACTATTCAGGGACCTCTGGTGTGACTGGGGCAAACGGGTTGCCGGGTGCACAGAATGAGCCTGTGATTCCAGCCTTAGTGGGGGAGACTTATGTACTCAATGTGAGTAACTTTTCTTCGACATCTTCTGGATACACGCTCGATTTCACCAACTCCACCGCTACCATTTTCGATATCATCCCTCCTGCTATCGACACAGTAGAGGTCAATTGCGGTTCCGTAGTTACCGTAACCATGTCGGAAAACATTGTTTGTAGCTCCGTACAGGCAACTGACTTCTTTGTACTGGACACCAGTGGTGTTGTTTTTCCTGTCACTACCGTTACCGGATTCAACTGTAACAATGGCGGTACCTTCGAAAATGAATTTACCATTGACTTCACTCCTGCCTTGACTGCGGGTGAGTATTGGATTTTCCTTCAGGATACGGTGTTGGATAACTGCGGCAATGTAGGGATCATGAATGATACCCTGACCTTCACAGTGCCTGATCAGAATCTGAACCCCATGGCAAGTTCTGATACGCTTTGCTTGGGGGATTCTATTTCGCTGTGGGTAGATGGCCAGCCTGGCTGGAGCTATACTTGGTATTCAGGTGGATTCTTGGGGGATTCGATCACGATCGCCCCGACCATCTCGCAGACCTATATTGTCAATGCAACCGATCCATCGGGGTGTACCTACTCTGACAACATCGATATCACGGTCATTCAACCCCCAACAGGTGGATTTACCTTGACTCCTCCGGCCATCTGTATCGGAGATACCACCACGGTAACTTTCACCGGAAATGCCATTGCAGGTTCTATCCTGAGTTGGGATGCTCCGGGGGGAGACGTGATTGGGACAGGGCTGACGGTAGAAATGACTTGGAATATACCGGGTACTTACAATGTGTCGCTTGATATCGGGCAGGCAGGTTGTACCTACACCCCGATCATCCAGCCGATGATTGTCCATGATATTCCGACTTCGACCTTTGTGGCGCCAGCTGAGGAATGTCTGAATGAAACGGCAGCCATTGTTTACACCGGTACTGGTACACCTGCGGGTAACTATTACTGGGAGTTCGATGGACCCTCTTTGAACGTGGGAGCAGGACAAGGACCCTATTCCGTGGCTTGGAACATTACTGGATTCAAGCAGCTTTCCCTTTGGGTAGAGGAAAACGGATGTGTGTCTGATACGACGACTGCTTCCGTGTATATCAATGCCCTCCCTACGCTGGACTTCAACGATCCGTCCGACCAATGTCTGGTAGGAAACGATTTCCAGTTTACCTTCTTGGGAGATGATGGCCCACTGGTGGGGTACGGATGGGATTTTGGGGAACCTGGACTCGTCAGTATCCAACAATCCGACAACGTCACTTATCAAACTGCTGGTATCAAGAGCGTAACGCTTGCGGTAGTGGATACAAACGGTTGTTCCAATACCCTCACCAAGTCTGTAGAGGTGAAGCCTATGCCTACGGCCAATTTCACCAACCAGAGTGTTTGCTTCGGTCAGGGAATGCCATTTACGGATCTTTCTACCAGCGACGTGCGCAGTCCATTGGCCCAATGGTTCTGGGACTTTGGGGAAGGCGGTTCTGACAATGTACAGAATCCGATCTACAACTACGGAGACATGGGTACCTACGATGTGACCCTGATCGCCGAGACTTCGGATGGATGCCGCGACACGATCACCAAATCTGTCACAGTATTTGATCAGCCGATCGCCAATTTCGAAGCTGAGAGCATCTGCGACGAACAGGTGATGGAATTCCTCAACAATTCCTTCTACCAAGTGGAGCCGATTGACTTCTTCTGGGAATTTGGCGATGGAACCACCAGCACCGAGATGGACCCCGATCACCTGTATCCAACACATGGTATCTACAATGTCGGTCTGACTATCTTGAACAACTTCGGCTGCCAAAATACCTACAATACCACGGTCGTGGTCCATCCTCGTCCTGAGCCCGATGTGACCATCGAACCCATTTGTATGGAAACGGCAGCGGTATTGAATAACAACTCTACCATCCCTGCTCCGGGTGTGATTGCGAGTTACTACTGGAAATTTGGAGATGGTGTGACCAGCGATTTGGAAAATCCTGAGCATATCTATGCTGGAGCTGGCATCTACGATCTCTTCTTGGAAGCTACTTCTTCAGAAGGATGTAAGGATACGTTCATGGCTCCATTGATCGTCCATCCGTTGCCACAGGCGCTTTTCCGCTATGAGAATGGTTGTGAAGATCAACCTTTGTCATTTGTGAGTATTTCGCAGATCGAAGAAGTGCCGACGGGTGATGTCATCCAAACTTGGAATTGGGACTTCGGGGATGGTACCTCCGCTTCTGGGACGGAGAGTCCTCAACACGCTTATGCCAATGCAGGTGAGTACTCCGTGACCTTGACTACCATTTCTGATAAGGGATGTGAACAGACCTTGACGCAGCAGGTGAATATCTACGAGACGCCTGCCCAGCCTGAGACCATTGCTGATACGACCTGTCCGGGCGAACCTGCCGAGCTATTCGGTATGGGGGACGCGGTGGCAGATCACATTGCTTGGTTTGAATCAGAGACGGATACGGTCCCTTATGTACAGGGCGATCTTTTCCAGACTCCAAAATTGGATGAGGCATTCATGTACTACGCAGCTGCCGTGTCCGAAGAAGGCTGCGAAAGTGAAAGAGTTCCTGTTTTGGCGGATGTCTTCGATTTCAGTCTAGCAGAACTGTTGCAATCTGATACCTTGGTGGAAGTGCCCAACTCAGTCGTAGCATTTGGTGCTACCGGAATCGTAGGTGCTCAGTCCTACTGGTGGAGATTTGGCGATGGCAATGATTCCCGTGAATCACAGCCAAACTACCAATACCTGACGCCCGGTATCTTCAACATCATGTTGGAGGTCACCACCGAAGCAGGATGTGTGGTAGACTTGATGAGCCAAATCGAGGTGACTCGCCTGATGAATGTCTTGTTGCCAAATGCCTTCTCTCCGAATGAGGACGACGTGAACGATTACTTCTTCCTGCGATCCAATCTCATGGAGCAGATCCACATTGAAATCTATGATCGTTGGGGACAATTGGTCTTTGTTTCCGATAATCCCGATTTCCAGTGGGATGGGACCAAGATGGGAGGTGGACAACTTCCTGAAGGGGTGTATGTCTACCGAGTAGAAGGCGTAGACTTCTCAGGAGCTGATGTCCTTCACTCGGGCACGATCAGTTTGATCCGATAG
- a CDS encoding ATP-binding protein produces the protein MTFEQLKRLVQQGEGQHLEFKRKANHPDKIAREIIAFANSTGGTLLIGIMDNLDIIGCKNPDEEAFAVESYLQAHVYPEIPFSVERIDAPYHRQVLKYYIPESAARPHFLRESPESVKKSFVRVEDMSIRASREMVQLLKFHASKPDTILSIGPHEQAILAYLETNPQLTIEHAQALVKLRKRIVSGILVKLVRFGLLEIYPSIKGDYFKLRESAFK, from the coding sequence ATGACCTTTGAGCAGCTCAAGCGACTTGTCCAGCAAGGAGAAGGGCAGCATTTGGAATTCAAGCGCAAAGCCAATCACCCGGACAAGATTGCCCGTGAGATCATTGCCTTTGCCAATTCCACTGGCGGTACGCTTCTGATTGGAATCATGGACAATTTGGATATCATCGGATGCAAAAATCCTGATGAGGAGGCGTTTGCGGTGGAATCCTACCTTCAGGCCCACGTATACCCAGAGATCCCCTTTTCGGTGGAGCGAATCGATGCTCCCTATCATCGGCAGGTCCTCAAGTACTACATTCCCGAAAGTGCCGCTCGGCCGCATTTCCTTAGGGAATCCCCCGAATCCGTCAAAAAATCATTTGTGCGAGTCGAGGATATGAGTATCCGTGCCAGCCGAGAAATGGTGCAATTGCTCAAGTTTCATGCGAGCAAACCCGATACCATTCTTTCCATAGGCCCACATGAACAGGCAATTTTGGCCTATCTGGAGACGAACCCCCAATTGACCATTGAGCATGCTCAGGCGCTCGTCAAATTGCGGAAAAGAATTGTATCGGGAATATTGGTAAAATTGGTTCGATTCGGATTATTGGAAATTTATCCTTCCATAAAAGGTGATTACTTCAAATTGCGCGAATCTGCGTTCAAATGA
- a CDS encoding OmpA family protein: MARNFCWMLPLVGMLMFLTISPLHAGDYLLLQQRPQNRTIPKSASAPRPGQQTLNSSTIQMNGQTLQQQRTQQIQQRREQQIQAQQVPAQASAQEVSNQDEAREQKRKEYYDMKARLAELEAAEAEARRAKREERQKLIESGEIPNEPPVITRNRRKRNQTREVTGWYSTTFAEYMPYADYDGDGILNKDDKCPELKGDIAWKGCPEGDERGLPQSAIAPKHWEVDAFDRLYFRTGKYWLTGQCRIALNGLIPILKASPSTAVKLMGHAHDVKGNKASDNLAERRCLAARQYLINMGIPENQIRIENYGNDFPLPAPEDDPIKDRRARIDLVLFDPNNPDS; the protein is encoded by the coding sequence ATGGCCCGAAACTTCTGCTGGATGTTGCCTTTAGTCGGAATGCTGATGTTCCTGACTATTTCCCCTCTACACGCTGGGGATTATCTCCTTTTGCAACAAAGACCCCAGAACCGGACCATCCCAAAATCCGCTTCAGCTCCGCGACCCGGCCAACAAACCCTGAACTCCTCCACGATTCAGATGAATGGCCAAACGCTCCAGCAGCAACGCACCCAACAGATCCAACAAAGGCGAGAGCAACAAATTCAAGCCCAACAAGTTCCTGCTCAAGCATCTGCTCAAGAGGTCTCCAATCAGGATGAGGCCCGCGAACAGAAGCGTAAGGAATACTATGACATGAAAGCTCGGTTGGCGGAATTGGAAGCTGCAGAAGCCGAAGCCCGAAGAGCCAAACGAGAAGAGCGACAAAAACTCATCGAATCTGGCGAAATTCCCAATGAGCCGCCTGTCATCACCCGGAATCGCCGCAAACGAAATCAGACCCGAGAAGTAACCGGTTGGTACTCTACGACCTTTGCGGAGTACATGCCTTATGCTGACTATGATGGGGACGGGATTCTCAATAAAGATGACAAATGTCCCGAACTGAAAGGAGACATTGCCTGGAAAGGATGTCCTGAAGGAGATGAGCGCGGCTTACCACAGTCGGCGATTGCTCCCAAGCACTGGGAAGTAGATGCATTTGATCGACTGTATTTTCGGACCGGTAAATATTGGCTGACAGGGCAATGCCGGATCGCGCTCAATGGATTGATCCCGATCCTCAAAGCGAGCCCCTCAACAGCCGTCAAGTTGATGGGACATGCACATGACGTAAAAGGCAATAAGGCTTCTGACAACCTAGCTGAAAGACGTTGTTTGGCTGCACGCCAATACCTGATCAACATGGGAATCCCAGAAAATCAGATTCGAATCGAAAATTATGGGAATGATTTTCCGCTGCCTGCACCCGAAGATGATCCCATCAAGGATCGCAGGGCTCGGATCGATCTCGTCTTATTTGATCCCAACAACCCCGATTCCTAA
- a CDS encoding response regulator — protein sequence MILIVEDNPINALVLQKMLNAQFDTRWAKNDHEAFAEVNKHPISLILMDINLGGESMDGEEIMQELRKDPTYLQLPIFAVTSYAGPGYERKFLEAGFDRYFSKPVNRQALMESIKSVGVLAS from the coding sequence ATGATCCTGATTGTTGAAGACAATCCGATCAATGCACTTGTTCTTCAAAAAATGCTCAATGCTCAATTTGACACTCGGTGGGCCAAAAATGATCACGAAGCCTTTGCCGAGGTGAATAAACATCCGATTTCCCTCATCCTTATGGATATCAATCTGGGAGGGGAAAGCATGGATGGGGAGGAGATCATGCAGGAACTGAGAAAGGATCCGACCTACCTTCAGTTGCCCATCTTTGCGGTTACCAGCTATGCCGGACCGGGCTATGAGCGAAAGTTCCTAGAGGCCGGATTTGATAGATATTTCTCTAAACCTGTGAATAGGCAGGCCTTGATGGAGTCCATCAAATCGGTAGGCGTGTTGGCTTCCTAA
- a CDS encoding PAS domain-containing sensor histidine kinase produces the protein MKGLSSNWNLSLHQTKPTDLTAAQEQRIRIINQASIIGIGVEMIQIMFFAWHGDGWTTALLGFNLLLLLSVILLNRRGRRKVARFMLVFGAGLMVITHVTLLGYEHGRFLVLLLMLSLSLWVSWVKRGPWVLGALVAFMLGAIGLLFWWDSPTIRTRPLPALLVDILYLVNISMVVGVLTLVVQGLQRYTSQMVDHMAQRTRNQLIAAFEHAFDGILLVEAHTMKVHFHNRRTAELFTMPPGKDWLNKDVRTLKWEDHPNRMSEWQQITFVESPKLTEVQFTTLEGIPFWGAVAISPFEFEGKELLLVRITDITSLKRSQEQLIAAKEKAERTSHALEELVLNMNHEIRTPLNGMIGLAEIIDEEASEDHLKPYLDMLVDSSNRLLGTLASVLEMSSLESRAYQPTLRFEDVRPKIRSLLETYEQRFESREEILFQWELKGLEFPLGIDMELFLQVLDSLLSNSFKFTEAGKVSLKISRTKMDIGSFGLDVWLVDTGVGMSRQFLKSGAFEKFRQESSGQARKYEGVGLGLSIVHEILSLCGGHINIESEPGKGTTVHLQYPVHNLYEYEGQSMEHSKVYKS, from the coding sequence ATGAAGGGTTTGTCATCGAATTGGAATCTCAGCTTGCATCAGACCAAACCCACTGATCTTACCGCGGCACAGGAACAGAGAATTCGGATCATCAACCAAGCCAGTATCATTGGAATCGGCGTTGAAATGATCCAGATCATGTTTTTTGCTTGGCATGGCGATGGTTGGACGACAGCGTTGTTAGGGTTTAATCTGCTCTTGCTGTTGTCTGTCATTCTACTGAATCGCCGTGGAAGAAGGAAGGTGGCTAGGTTCATGCTCGTGTTCGGCGCGGGGCTTATGGTCATTACCCATGTCACGCTTTTGGGGTATGAACACGGTAGGTTTTTGGTACTGCTCCTGATGCTCTCACTCTCCTTGTGGGTGTCTTGGGTCAAACGTGGGCCATGGGTCCTGGGAGCATTGGTGGCTTTCATGCTGGGAGCCATCGGGTTGTTGTTTTGGTGGGATTCCCCTACCATTCGGACTAGACCCTTGCCTGCACTTTTGGTGGACATTTTGTATCTGGTCAATATCAGTATGGTTGTGGGCGTGTTGACCTTGGTGGTACAAGGACTCCAGCGATATACTTCTCAGATGGTCGATCACATGGCTCAGCGTACCCGGAATCAATTGATCGCGGCTTTCGAGCATGCTTTTGACGGGATCTTGCTAGTGGAAGCCCATACCATGAAGGTGCATTTTCACAATCGGAGAACCGCGGAACTATTCACAATGCCCCCCGGCAAAGATTGGCTCAATAAAGATGTTCGGACACTCAAATGGGAAGATCATCCCAACCGAATGAGTGAATGGCAACAGATTACCTTCGTGGAGTCCCCAAAGCTGACAGAGGTTCAATTCACTACCCTTGAAGGAATTCCTTTTTGGGGTGCCGTGGCGATATCTCCATTTGAATTCGAGGGAAAGGAGTTGCTGCTGGTAAGGATCACGGATATCACCAGCCTAAAACGTTCGCAGGAACAATTGATCGCCGCCAAGGAGAAGGCAGAACGCACTTCACACGCCTTGGAAGAACTGGTCCTTAACATGAATCACGAGATCCGCACGCCGCTCAATGGCATGATCGGCTTAGCGGAAATTATAGATGAGGAAGCCTCTGAAGATCATCTCAAACCCTATCTGGATATGTTGGTGGATTCCAGCAATCGACTGCTGGGTACGCTGGCTTCGGTGCTTGAGATGTCGAGTCTAGAGTCACGAGCATATCAACCTACGTTGCGGTTTGAAGACGTGAGACCCAAGATCAGAAGTCTCCTGGAAACCTATGAGCAGCGCTTTGAGTCCCGAGAAGAGATCTTGTTCCAATGGGAATTGAAGGGGCTGGAGTTTCCTTTGGGAATCGACATGGAGTTGTTTCTGCAGGTGCTGGATTCCTTGTTGTCCAATTCTTTCAAATTCACGGAAGCAGGCAAGGTGTCTCTCAAGATTTCGCGCACCAAAATGGATATCGGCAGCTTTGGGCTAGATGTGTGGCTGGTAGATACAGGAGTGGGAATGTCGAGACAATTTTTGAAATCTGGAGCATTCGAAAAATTTAGACAAGAAAGCAGTGGCCAAGCCCGCAAATACGAAGGGGTAGGTCTGGGGCTTTCGATTGTCCATGAAATACTTTCCCTATGTGGGGGGCACATCAACATAGAGAGTGAGCCCGGCAAAGGGACGACGGTCCATCTTCAGTACCCTGTTCACAACTTGTATGAATACGAAGGGCAATCGATGGAGCATTCCAAGGTTTACAAATCATGA